A window of Zingiber officinale cultivar Zhangliang chromosome 5A, Zo_v1.1, whole genome shotgun sequence contains these coding sequences:
- the LOC121982090 gene encoding myosin-binding protein 7-like encodes MLHVLPETMESQEPAPLPLERGEGGAEAGSGACAYACLCCRSASSPSFSWSLSMKRKLEGMDDDAPGDDEAGAGVAKVAMEIEVEALRQALINHHQAVQKLQVELEEERNAAASSATEAMSMILRLQREKAESLMEARQFKRFAEGKMAHNQQEIAALEDLLFKRDQAIEALSRALQEYRQRLHSHGIYIDGDAPPSHEKSSLDTASCSFPHFDLLLRDYPQFDQHALGLSPSEQFQNLNRQISQLERKSSNDFCEVMDKTVIVGQSPSDPVSGLEYNKGEDCPSTVDWASDCGGKDDTNDQVQTVDAVRMVSEDYISKPRDLQNSIGVSGGVDEDEIRKLFTRLQALEADRESMRQSLLSLNIDKAELVLLKEIAQQMFKEGDTERRIVKKPPTVKRFSFISMIKSFFSFFWRPSQLRYTFGLSVGIVGLLMLLEKSISEKSINTRHGKHLLGRA; translated from the exons ATGCTCCATGTTCTCCCCGAAACCATGGAGTCCCAGGAACCTGCACCCTTACCCTTGGAAAGAGGAGAAGGAGGCGCAGAGGCAGGGAGCGGGGCGTGTGCCTACGCCTGCCTTTGCTGCCGCTCTGCTTCTTCTCCCTCATTTTCATGGAGCCTGAGCATGAAGCGGAAGCTGGAGGGGATGGACGACGATGCCCCAGGCGACGACGAAGCCGGCGCAGGCGTGGCCAAGGTGGCGATGGAGATTGAAGTGGAGGCCCTACGTCAGGCCCTAATCAACCACCACCAGGCGGTCCAGAAACTACAGGTGGAGCTTGAGGAGGAGCGAAATGCTGCCGCGTCCTCTGCCACTGAGGCTATGTCGATGATCCTCCGCCTGCAGCGAGAGAAGGCTGAGAGTTTGATGGAGGCACGCCAGTTCAAGCGTTTTGCCGAGGGGAAGATGGCGCACAACCAGCAAGAGATCGCGGCTCTAGAGGATCTGCTATTCAAGCGAGACCAGGCCATCGAAGCCCTAAGCCGTGCGCTCCAGGAATACCGCCAGCGCCTTCACAGCCATGGCATCTATATCGATGGCGATGCGCCTCCCTCGCACGAAAAGAGTTCCCTCGACACGGCTTCCTGTTCATTCCCCCATTTCGACCTGCTTCTTCGCGATTATCCCCAATTTGATCAGCACGCCTTAGGTTTGAGTCCTTCTGAGCAATTCCAGAATCTGAACCGCCAAATCAGCCAGCTCGAACGGAAGTCAAGCAACGATTTTTGTGAAGTAATGGACAAGACGGTTATAGTGGGACAGTCACCAAGCGACCCAGTTTCAGGCCTCGAGTACAATAAGGGAGAGGATTGCCCCTCCACAGTTGACTGGGCGTCAGATTGTGGTGGAAAAGATGATACTAATGACCAAGTGCAAACGGTGGATGCTGTGCGCATGGTGAGTGAAGACTATATCAGCAAACCAAGGGATCTCCAAAACAGTATCGGTGTAAGTGGCGGCGTTGACGAAGACGAAATAAGGAAGCTTTTTACGCGGCTCCAGGCACTTGAGGCTGATCGAGAATCCATGAGGCAGTCCTTACTTTCCTTAAACATAGATAAGGCCGAGCTAGTGTTGTTGAAAGAAATTGCTCAACAAATGTTCAAGGAAGGTGATACAGAGAGAAGGATTGTGAAGAAACCACCTACCGTCAAGAGGTTTTCTTTCATTTCGATGATTAAG AGTTTCTTCTCATTTTTCTGGAGACCATCTCAATTACG ATACACCTTTGGGCTCTCCGTTGGTATTGTTGGCTTGTTGATGCTCCTAGAAAAATCTATCTCAGAGAAATCTATCAACACAAGGCATGGAAAGCATCTCCTTGGAAGAGCATAG